GGAAAATTGCTCCAGGGTGTGTAATTTCAAAAAAGAGTCCATAAAAACCAAGTATTAAAAGTATATAGGCTACAGTTGGGTTGGATATTATCATTAAAATTCTTTCTCTTAACCCCATATCAACTTTTTTGATTTCTTTATCTTTTAATTCTATTTTCTTTTTTAAACCACCGATTTCAACTTCAAAACCCTCAATTTTTTTAAGGAGGGAGTCAATTGATTCTGCAACAATATCTATTACTTTTTTATTGAGTGCCTCTTCTGCTGTAATGGAGAGTGATTTTTTAACCATATTTTCAAGAATTTCTATATTCCTATTCCTCTTTGAGCCTATACTTTTAATATAGGAAACAGCATCATTTACAACCTTTTTTATCATTATAGAATCCATTTGACCTTGAATGGAAACAGGATGGGCTGCACCTATATTAGTTCCAGGTGACATTGCTGCAATGTGTGCAGCTATTGTAATAAAGGCACCAGCAGATGCAGCCCTTGCACCAGGGGGAAAAACATAAACACATACAGGAATTTTACTATCAAATATTTTCTTTATTATTATTCTCATTGATTCGTCAAGACCACCTGGAGTATCAAGTTGTAAAATATAAATATCTGCTTCTTCTTTTTCTGCTTTTTCTATACTCTTAACAACAAATTCAGCACCCGGTGGATTTATAATACCTTCGTATTTTGAAAGGTAAATTAAAGAAAAAATTAACAGATTAAACACTAACATATTTTTCCCACTTTACATGTTCTCTTATTTTGTTGATTATATCCTCAACTTTAATATTATCAGCCTCTGCATAAAAGTTTAAAATTATTCTATGCCTTAAAACAGGTTCAAGAAGGTAATTTATATCCTCAATCTCAACAGACGGGGTTCCCTTTAAAATTGCTCTTGCTTTAGCACCGATAATTAAAAATTGGGAAGCCCTTGGTCCAGCACCATATCTCACATACCTTTTTATAAAATCTATTTCACTTGTTTCAGGTCTTGTTTCTCTTACAAGTCTTACAGCATATTTCAATATAAAATCAGGAACAGGAATTTTTTTTGCCATATTTTGAATTTCAATTATTTCTTTTTTTGTAAGTATTTTTTCATATTTTATCTCTTCTTTTTCTACAAGTTTTGCTATTTTTATTTCTTCTTCCTCAGATGGATAATTTATCCTTATTTCAAGCATAAATCTATCAAGTTGTGCTTCAGGAAGGGGATAAGTCCCCTCCTGTTCTATTGGGTTCTGTGTTGCAAGAACAAAAAAAGGCTCATCCAGTTTATAAGTTGTTCCTGCAACAGTAACTCTTTTTTCCTGCATTGCTTCAAGAAGAGCAGATTGAGTTTTGGGTGGGGTTCTATTTATCTCATCGGCAAGTAGACAGTTTGTAAATATTGGACCCTTTACAAATTTAAATTCTCTTGTCTTTGTTTCAGGATTTTCATATATCATTTCTGTTCCCGTGATATCAGAGGGCATAAGATCAGGTGTAAACTGAACTCTTTTAAAATCAAGGTCAAGTAGTGAAGCTAAATTTTTAACTATCATTGTTTTTGCAAGTCCTGGAACCCCAACTATGAGTGCATGACCCCTTGCAATTAAAGTTATTAAAATTTTGTCTATTACCTCTTCCTGGCCTATTATACTTTTTGCAAGTTCTTTTTTTACATTAATAAATTTTTCCTTTATTTCAAGAATTTCTTTCATCTATCTATTATAAAGAAATTAAATATCAAGAATAAATCTTGTCTCGTAGAAATTCTCCTTTCTCTCAAGATAGTAATCATGATATGTAACTGCCTTTACATCCTTCTTTAATTTATGTTTTTTATTATCAAATTTTTCACCTTTTAATTCAAGTAATATAATATCTCCTTTAATATTTACTTTTACATCCTTCCAAATAAAACCTTCTGTATCAAAAAAGTATAAAAGCTCTCTTAAAACATCAATTACAATAAAATCTTCTTCTTCAATTTTTATTTCAAAATTTTTTGTTTCTTTAATCTCGATAGTTTCTGTATCAACCATAACATTTGAAAGTATAAGGGAAATTTTTTTAATTAAAGATTCAATATCTTTTGCTTTCACTATAAAACCTATATCAGCAGTGTGTTCTATTTCTCTAATTTCTTCTTCCATTCCTGTAATAAAAGTTTGGCTGAACTTTTAACTGATGCATTTGGATCATTTGTTAATTTCTCAATAACCTCTATCCATTCAGGTAAGGGTTCAAAATTTTTTAATGCTCTTATTATAAGTATTTTTATTTCTGGTGGTTTTGATTTTTTAGGTGAAAGTGGGCTTTCTGGTTTTAAAGCCTCAATAAAAGCATTTCCAATTTCAAAATTTTCTTTAAAATTTGAAAGGGAATTTATAACTTCTCTAACAAGAGTCGGGTCTGGTTCAGGTTGCAGTTTACCTTTTTTTTCTATAAATTTAATAAGTATTTTTATAAGGGGTTCTAAATTGTATTTTCCTATAAGTTTTATAAGTTCTCTCTTAAGAGTTTCATTTACCTTTTCAAGTAGATTTTCTATTATTTTAATTCCTTCATCCCTATATCCAATTATAATTAGTTCTATAGCTTTTAATTTTATTGAATCTGATTTATGCTCAAGAAATCTTTTTAAAATGTTTAATTCAATTTTAATATTTTCCTCAATAGCTGTATCAAAAAATATTTCAAGTGTTTTAATAGGCATTTCTTTTTTTAATTCCTGGTATAAGAATTCTTCGGAACTTTTGATTTTCTCTTTAAACATTTCTTTCAAAAGATGAGATAAAAGAGGTTCTTTTTCAATTTTTTCAAGTAAATAGGGTATAGAGATCTCTTCTATAATTCTGAAAAGAACCCTAATTCTTATTAAATCCTCTTTTAAACCTCTTTTTTTCAGACTTAAATATTTTTCGGTTAATTTGTTTAAAAATTTTTCTTCTACTTCTGGAAAATTAGTCTTTGTAACAATTTCAGCAAAATCCTGAATTTCTTCAAATTCTCCTTTTTCAATTTTTTCTTCTATTTTATTTATAAATATTTTTAAATAATTTTTTATAAATTCTTCTTCTTTTTCTTTTTTTATGTATTTTGTTATTTCTCTTAAAATGTAATCACTATCGTATTCTAAATATTTTTCAATAATTTCAAGTGTTTTTCTTTTTAATAAAGCACTTTGGTCGGAAAGGTTTTCTATTATTTTTTTTAAAATCTTTCTTCTTTCATCAATACTTAAACTTTCAAAAACCTCCTTTAAAATTTTTTGTACCTCATCTTTTAATAAGTCTTCTTTCTCGTAGTTTAATATTTTTATTTTTTCTTCACTTAACAGTTTTTCCTTTTCGGGAATATATTTTATAATTTTTCTTATTTTTATAGCTTCTTCAACTTTACCCATTTTTTCTGCATTTATAAGTTCATTTTCAAGTGTTTCCCTTACTTTCAGTGCTTCTTTTGCTTCAAGATTAGAAAACTCTTTTAAAATTCTTTCATCTTCAGGTATTTCATAAAATAAATTTTTTAAATCTTCACTTTTAAGTTCTCTTATTAAATCTTTCAGTTTATAAATCCATTCCTTTCCATCAGGAACATTTTTCATTAAATTCAAAACTTCCTTTATTTTTTTATCTATATCCTGGGGTATTTTTTTAATTGCTTCAAGCTCCTCTCCTAAGGCTATGTAAACCTTTTGATTTATAAATATATTTTTAAGTTCTTCAATTTCTTCAAGATTTTCTATACCTCCTTTGCTTTTTACTTCAGAAGGTTTTTTTGATAATATTTGAAGTAAAGTTTTGAGTTCTTTTTCATCAACTTCATAAACAAAGGATATAGATTGAATTTCATATTCATTTAAAAGTTCAACTATTTTCTGTGCTGCAAGTAGCCTCTGGTTCGGGAATAAAACCCCGTCGACAATTAAATTTCCTTCATGGTTTGAAATTGTAAAAGATTTTCTTATTTTGAGAAGATTATTTAAACTATTTTTAAGTTTTAAAATGTTATCGAAAACAATTTTTGAATTTTCAGGATAAATTCTATAAGATTCAAGTGCACCAAAAAGAGAGATTATATTTTCCGTTATGAAAGGGAAGTCACTTGAAGTAGGAGGAGGTGCTGTTGGTATTTCTTTTATTTTTAAAGTTTTTCTTCTTTCAAGGAGTTTTTTAATATCTTCTCTTTCTTCAAGCCGTTTAGCAAGTTGAGATAATTTAAGCGAAGCTTCCATTGCTTCTTTTGTTTCTCCTGCAAGTTTTGAGTGGAATGCTAAGGTTCCAATTAAAACTTCTTCAGGTATGTCCTTTATTTTTTCAAATATTTCAATAACCCTTTTATGCATCTTTCTTTTTGAATCATCTGATAGTTTTTCATATATAAACAATCTGAAATTTTCATTTAAAAAGGAATAGGAATCCCTGCCGGAGGGTTCAAGAATATGAAGATTTACTGCTTTGTCTGCAAGATCTATGAATCTTCCTGGATTTATTCCTATATACTTGGAAGCCACATTTATTTTAAAAGATTTCCCAAGAACTGAAAGAGATGCTATAAAGTTTTTTAATTCTCTATCAAGAGATTTTATTTTTTCATAATAAATTTCATTAATACTTTCAGGTTTTTTTTGTGGTAGTTCATTCAAAATAAATCTGGAGCCCTTTACACTAATAATGTTATTAAAAATTGAATACCTTATACATTCTTCAATTAAATAGGGTACTCCCTTAGATATTTTAGATATCCATTCAACAAAATCCTCTCGTGTTTCTAATTCAGGAATTATTTTTTTTATATATTCTTTTAGCACTTCCTTTGTAAGAGGTTGTAATTCTATTTCTACATTTTCCCATTCCACAGAATCTGTTCCAGCTGAAAGAATTGAGGGAAAATCCTTTGATATTACTTTAAAAAGCTCCTTTGAGTATTTATCAATATAGTCAACATCGTCAAGGATAATAAAATCAATCTCGCCTTTTTCAATTTTTTCTTTTATTATAAATGGAATATCTTCAAACCTTTTACCATAGTATTCACAAAGGGAAGAGAAGGGAACATCTTTAAGATCGAATTTAAATGTTATATTTATAAATTTTTTACCTTCTTTTAGAAGTT
The genomic region above belongs to candidate division WOR-3 bacterium and contains:
- a CDS encoding nodulation protein NfeD, which translates into the protein MLVFNLLIFSLIYLSKYEGIINPPGAEFVVKSIEKAEKEEADIYILQLDTPGGLDESMRIIIKKIFDSKIPVCVYVFPPGARAASAGAFITIAAHIAAMSPGTNIGAAHPVSIQGQMDSIMIKKVVNDAVSYIKSIGSKRNRNIEILENMVKKSLSITAEEALNKKVIDIVAESIDSLLKKIEGFEVEIGGLKKKIELKDKEIKKVDMGLRERILMIISNPTVAYILLILGFYGLFFEITHPGAIFPGVIGAICLILAFYSFQTLPVNYAGVLLILLSMILFLLEIKVQSHGILGAGGVLSLLLGSLLLFQTDIPFLKISKFAIITVIITTILFFFFVILKAVQAQRKKTVTGKEGMIGEKGKAKSNITKGKEGLVFIHGEIWKAIAEEDILKDEEIVVVGFDGLKLIVRPLKKE
- a CDS encoding AAA family ATPase; this encodes MKEILEIKEKFINVKKELAKSIIGQEEVIDKILITLIARGHALIVGVPGLAKTMIVKNLASLLDLDFKRVQFTPDLMPSDITGTEMIYENPETKTREFKFVKGPIFTNCLLADEINRTPPKTQSALLEAMQEKRVTVAGTTYKLDEPFFVLATQNPIEQEGTYPLPEAQLDRFMLEIRINYPSEEEEIKIAKLVEKEEIKYEKILTKKEIIEIQNMAKKIPVPDFILKYAVRLVRETRPETSEIDFIKRYVRYGAGPRASQFLIIGAKARAILKGTPSVEIEDINYLLEPVLRHRIILNFYAEADNIKVEDIINKIREHVKWEKYVSV
- a CDS encoding archease → MEEEIREIEHTADIGFIVKAKDIESLIKKISLILSNVMVDTETIEIKETKNFEIKIEEEDFIVIDVLRELLYFFDTEGFIWKDVKVNIKGDIILLELKGEKFDNKKHKLKKDVKAVTYHDYYLERKENFYETRFILDI
- a CDS encoding diguanylate cyclase yields the protein MNFEIIYVDELTGLKNRRFLLEKGEEVLKNFKEGNFIIFDLDNFKEINDKFGHLKGDEVLKGISKCLYVVFEGEGNELLRYAGDEFIIITKIKDRSTIEEKCKKLLEAIRNYPYGMDSSLEKIKLGASMGISTFPEDGFSINELFEKSDSALYYGKKRGKFQYRFYSEVEEEIKKEKFLKEKGTPEKIVDREKEIEILKEFIKKKEKPIHLKGFHGIGKTRLISFFINELLKEGKKFINITFKFDLKDVPFSSLCEYYGKRFEDIPFIIKEKIEKGEIDFIILDDVDYIDKYSKELFKVISKDFPSILSAGTDSVEWENVEIELQPLTKEVLKEYIKKIIPELETREDFVEWISKISKGVPYLIEECIRYSIFNNIISVKGSRFILNELPQKKPESINEIYYEKIKSLDRELKNFIASLSVLGKSFKINVASKYIGINPGRFIDLADKAVNLHILEPSGRDSYSFLNENFRLFIYEKLSDDSKRKMHKRVIEIFEKIKDIPEEVLIGTLAFHSKLAGETKEAMEASLKLSQLAKRLEEREDIKKLLERRKTLKIKEIPTAPPPTSSDFPFITENIISLFGALESYRIYPENSKIVFDNILKLKNSLNNLLKIRKSFTISNHEGNLIVDGVLFPNQRLLAAQKIVELLNEYEIQSISFVYEVDEKELKTLLQILSKKPSEVKSKGGIENLEEIEELKNIFINQKVYIALGEELEAIKKIPQDIDKKIKEVLNLMKNVPDGKEWIYKLKDLIRELKSEDLKNLFYEIPEDERILKEFSNLEAKEALKVRETLENELINAEKMGKVEEAIKIRKIIKYIPEKEKLLSEEKIKILNYEKEDLLKDEVQKILKEVFESLSIDERRKILKKIIENLSDQSALLKRKTLEIIEKYLEYDSDYILREITKYIKKEKEEEFIKNYLKIFINKIEEKIEKGEFEEIQDFAEIVTKTNFPEVEEKFLNKLTEKYLSLKKRGLKEDLIRIRVLFRIIEEISIPYLLEKIEKEPLLSHLLKEMFKEKIKSSEEFLYQELKKEMPIKTLEIFFDTAIEENIKIELNILKRFLEHKSDSIKLKAIELIIIGYRDEGIKIIENLLEKVNETLKRELIKLIGKYNLEPLIKILIKFIEKKGKLQPEPDPTLVREVINSLSNFKENFEIGNAFIEALKPESPLSPKKSKPPEIKILIIRALKNFEPLPEWIEVIEKLTNDPNASVKSSAKLLLQEWKKKLEK